A single genomic interval of Oncorhynchus mykiss isolate Arlee chromosome 13, USDA_OmykA_1.1, whole genome shotgun sequence harbors:
- the LOC110486290 gene encoding G patch domain-containing protein 8 isoform X2, with protein sequence MGNAEGRTDPVPIILKYDVMGMGRMEMELDVAEDATEKRKVLEVEKEVTEELQQKYKDQVEKEKAIAKALEDLRANFYCELCEKQYQKHQEFDNHINSYDHAHKQRLKELKQREFARNVSSRSRKGGKKQEKLLRRLHVLAEQRKQQNRTPGSGPMFKPTTVAVDGEKGEEGSAVTPEYVPPTDTAMEGLSGEEKSSGGQASPKPAPTVSFSLGKSSSSPAGASKVSVSFSFAKKPPVKLETVAAVFAKLHQDDEEEGGQEEGGEKAAGQEETSGCSTESPKGGGGGGNGTAGPEEEEEEQQEEQLYQEQPEQQEEEDDGASLASTLNKLKMMMKKEEGWAGQEPEYYHYIPPTHCRVKPRFQFLVFMKATDQCEIREQEEDEEVEEKEVKKTEKVVVEVSEQTQPKATECKSEEPEKTPAAPVTEPTPTSPKLKTEEASASLTDPPPTMAPTPVPGSKQETPVPEPNSGPKIPTGPFFLVLSKDESTTLQWPSELLDFTKAQPALSYSCNPLYFDFKLSRNKGGRAAKSSKPAGEGAEKKTNPEAAAAVNEGNAAAATTTTTTPGPSTDNTGKEQPSLKIEGSQGETEEQKLQSSTSGAKKKKKKKKKHKKSGKGSKREEKEKGAIVDGDAETEILGEKTKKKKKHKRKKSKNKGEEGEEGGGGDKEKPKEDKAVAATVSSAPPAPAGTGSTTGVEPGKRKRPAKEALQKSGAEEGGAGKGSDEAKPSEEHNGTKRLKTDPSAPPSASCSSSAQKSPGPGRPPSSESEEEEGGGGSASRSSRRRSTPREGHRHQSEDSGRSRSRSSRRGDGRGSSRRRHRGQASRSQSDSSSSERSSSAYSRRSRSYSDSYSDDSDGGRHRRHSKRSSDSEYDRRGSGGRRRSRRRHYSSSSSEDSRSRSRSHSRRKRHQRRHRSSSRSSSSRSRSSSARSWRRSYSRSHSSASRSSSSTKGSPHRGRGGQGGHRGRADSATQRRDFNRSCIYRSQSPRSASSRAPNRNSSSQSQRAGGSRGEGGGDQRNSSSHFTARQLLDKIQSRKGSDVPTTGTKTGAKIKDPPSGYFGPKLPPALGNKSMLPLFGKLQAGKKFPAIPLTRPDGGEKSSAGKGSDAVAEVILMEPIREFPPPPPPPPAHKKVEETVVVVQEARHLTLDARVLHEPRPLFHQEPSMLMPPYQGDPGQDPSQNPMMESLIPDMHQQPPPMHAYPNYPPPSLEDEDMGVEAEEDDLAPLESQPITFTPEEMEKYGKLQQAAQQHIQQQLLAKHIKTFPSAAAAQAAANMAAAANHLQPAPPPPQQQMIQIHQPAVSAASATSITTVQHLIQQHHAAQAAAMGIHPHGPHPHPQLAQVHHIPQHHLTPISLSHLGHSLGHTLGHQLGVGHAGLIPAHHTAFLSGQPIHIIPASALHHHSPLALHHIPHSSLYPTLFAPRHSNAAAAAALQLHPFLHPIFSGQDLQHPPNHGS encoded by the exons ATGGGTAATGCTGAAG gaCGCACTGACCCTGTGCCCATCATCCTCAAATATGATGTCATGGGGATGGGACGCATGGAGATGGAG ttggacGTTGCCGAAGATGCTACAGAGAAGAGGAAAGTgctggaggtggagaaggaagtcACAGAGGAATTACAGCAGAAATACAAG GACCAGGTGGAAAAGGAGAAGGCCATCGCCAAAGCCCTGGAAGACCTGCGGGCCAACTTTTACTGTGAGCTGTGTGAGAAACAGTACCAGAAGCACCAAGAGTTTGACAACCACATCAACTCGTACGACCACGCTCATAAGCAG AGGCTTAAGGAGCTGAAGCAGAGGGAGTTTGCGAGAAATGTGTCATCACGCTCCCGGAAGGGTGGGAAGAAGCAGGAGAAGCTGCTACGCAGGCTGCATGTGCTGGCTGAGCAGAGGAAACAGCAGAACCG TACCCCGGGAAGTGGTCCCATGTTCAAACCCACCACCGTGGCAGTAGATGGGGAGAAGGGTGAAGAGGGGAGTGCTGTAACCCCCGAGTATGTTCCCCCTACAGACACTGCCATGGAGGGCTTGTCAGGGGAGGAGAAGAGCAGTGGGGGTCAGGCCTCCCCCAAACCAGCCCCCACCGTCAGCTTCTCCCTGGGGAAGAGCAGCTCATCCCCGGCCGGGGCCTCCAAGGTCAGCGTGTCCTTCTCCTTCGCCAAGAAACCCCCAGTGAAGCTGGAGACTGTCGCAGCAGTGTTCGCTAAACTCCATCAGGAtgacgaggaggaggggggacaggaggagggaggggagaaggccGCGGGACAGGAGGAGACCTCCGGCTGCAGCACCGAGAGCcccaagggaggaggaggaggggggaatggAACTGCAGggccggaggaggaggaggaggagcagcaggaggagcaactaTATCAAGAACAACCAGAGCAGCAGGAGGAAGAAGATGATGGCGCCTCCCTAGCCTCCACTCTCAACAAGctgaagatgatgatgaagaagGAGGAAGGCTGGGCCGGCCAGGAGCCTGAATACTACCACTACATCCCACCAACCCACTGCAGAGTCAAACCCCGCTTCCAGTTCCTGGTGTTCATGAAGGCCACAGACCAGTGTGAGATCAGGGAgcaagaagaagatgaagaggtGGAAGAGAAGGAAGTGAAGAAGACCGAGAAGGTGGTAGTCGAGGTTTCTGAGCAGACACAGCCAAAAGCTACTGAGTGCAAATCAGAGGAGCCAGAGAAGACTCCTGCAGCTCCAGTCACAGAGCCCACTCCCACATCACCTAAACTGAAGACTGAAGAGGCCTCTGCCAGCTTAACAGACCCCCCACCCACAATGGCCCCCACCCCAGTACCAGGCAGCAAGCAGGAGACCCCAGTCCCAGAGCCCAACTCGGGCCCCAAAATCCCCACCGGCCCCTTCTTCCTGGTCCTGAGCAAAGACGAGAGCACCACTCTGCAGTGGCCCTCGGAGCTGCTGGACTTTACCAAGGCTCAGCCCGCCCTCTCTTACAGCTGCAACCCCCTGTACTTCGACTTCAAACTGTCCCGCAACAAAGGGGGACGAGCAGCCAAGTCCTCCAAGCCCGCTGGTGAAGGAGCTGAGAAAAAAACCAATCCTGAGGCAGCTGCTGCAGTCAATGAGGGGAAtgctgctgctgccaccaccaccaccaccacccctgggCCCAGCACTGACAACACTGGTAAGGAGCAGCCCTCCTTAAAAATAGAGGGTTCCCAAGgggagactgaggaacaaaagCTACAGAGTAGCACAAGCGGagccaagaagaagaaaaagaagaagaagaagcataaGAAATCTGGGAAAGGCTCCAAGCGCGAAGAAAAAGAGAAGGGAGCCATAGTGGACGGGGACGCGGAAACTGAGATCCTAGGAGAGAAaaccaaaaagaagaaaaaacacaAACGAAAGAAGAGCAAAAACAAAGGTGAGGAGGGGGAAGAAGGAGGTGGTGGTGATAAGGAAAAGCCTAAAGAGGATAAAGCAGTAGCCGCAACGGTTTCTAGTGCTCCCCCAGCACCAGCAGGAACAGGATCTACTACAGGAGTGGAACCTGGGAAGAGGAAACGACCAGCCAAAGAAGCACTTCAGAAGTCCGGGGCAGAGGAAGGTGGGGCAGGGAAAGGTTCTGACGAGGCCAAGCCCTCTGAGGAGCACAACGGCACCAAGCGTCTGAAGACAGACCCCAGCGCCCCACCCAGCGCTTCCTGCTCCTCCTCGGCCCAGAAGAGCCCCGGGCCAGGCAGACCACCCAGCAgtgagagtgaggaggaggaaggaggtggAGGCTCAGCTTCCCGATCCAGCCGCCGCAGGTCCACGCCCCGGGAGGGGCACCGGCACCAGAGCGAGGACTCCGGCCGCTCCCGAAGCCGCTCGTCGCGTCGGGGAGACGGGCGAGGGAGCAGCCGGCGGCGGCACCGCGGCCAGGCCTCCCGTAGCCAGTCAGACTCCAGCAGCTCGGAGCGCTCCTCGAGCGCCTACAGCCGGCGCAGCCGCAGCTACTCAGACAGTTACAGTGACGACAGTGACGGAGGCCGCCACCGGAGACACTCTAAACGCTCCTCTGACTCCGAGTACGATCGACGGGGAAGCGGCGGGCGGCGGCGCTCCAGAAGACGTCACTATTCTTCCTCGTCCTCGGAGGACTCTCGCTCCCGCTCACGCAGCCACAGCCGCAGGAAGAGGCACCAGCGGCGGCACCGGAGCAGCTCTCGGAGCTCTAGCAGCAGGAGCCGCAGCAGCAGCGCCAGGTCGTGGAGACGCAGCTACAGCCGCAGCCACAGCTCAGCCAGCCGCTCCTCCAGCTCTACTAAGGGCTCCCCTCACCGGGGTCGGGGAGGCCAGGGGGGCCACAGGGGCCGGGCAGACAGCGCTACACAACGCCGAGACTTCAACCGCTCCTGCATCTACCGTTCCCAGTCCCCCCGCTCTGCCTCGTCACGAGCCCCAAACCGCAACAGCAGCTCCCAGAGCCAGAGGGCAGGGGGGTCccggggagaaggaggaggagaccagaggaACTCTTCCTCACACTTCACCGCCCGCCAGCTTCTGGATAAGATCCAGTCCAGGAAGGGATCTGATGTCCCAACCACAGGGACCAAGACTGGCGCCAAGATCAAGGACCCACCATCGGGCTACTTTGGGCCCAAACTGCCTCCAGCTCTGGGCAATAAGTCCATGCTGCCCCTGTTCGGTAAGCTGCAGGCAGGGAAGAAATTCCCTGCGATCCCCCTGACCCGGCCCGATGGTGGAGAGAAGTCATCAGCAGGGAAAGGTTCAGATGCTGTGGCAGAGGTCATCCTGATGGAGCCCATCCGGGAGTTCCCCCCACCGCCTCCCCCTCCACCAGCTCATAAGAAGGTGGAGGAGACGGTAGTAGTTGTTCAGGAAGCCCGCCACCTCACCCTGGACGCACGGGTTCTTCATGAGCCCCGTCCACTGTTCCATCAGGAACCCTCCATGCTGATGCCCCCATACCAGGGCGACCCGGGACAGGACCCCTCCCAGAACCCCATGATGGAGTCCCTCATCCCCGACATGCATCAGCAGCCACCCCCCATGCACGCCTACCCCAACTACCCCCCGCCCAGCCTGGAGGATGAGGACATGGGCGTGGAGGCAGAGGAGGACGATCTGGCCCCGCTGGAGAGCCAGCCCATCACCTTCACCCCAGAGGAGATGGAGAAGTACGGCAAGCTGCAGCAGGCCGCCCAGCAGCACATCCAGCAGCAGCTCCTGGCCAAGCACATCAAGACCTTCCCCTCAGCCGCAGCAGCACAGGCTGCAGCGAACATGGCTGCAGCAGCGAACCATCTGCAGCCggcacccccccctccccagcaGCAGATGATCCAGATCCACCAGCCTGCTGTGTCTGCAGCCTCGGCTACCTCCATCACCACAGTACAACACCTCATCCAGCAGCACCATGCTGCTCAGGCTGCAGCCATGGGCATCCACCCACACGGACCCCACCCGCACCCCCAGTTAGCCCAGGTCCACCACATCCCCCAGCACCACCTCACCCCCATCTCCCTGTCTCACCTGGGACACTCTCTAGGCCACACTCTGGGCCACCAGTTGGGAGTGGGACACGCTGGACTGATCCCTGCCCACCACACGGCCTTCCTCTCTGGCCAGCCCATACACATTATCCCAGCCTCAGCACTTCATCACCACAGCCCCTTAGCCCTCCACCACATACCACACTCATCCCTCTACCCAACGCTGTTCGCCCCCCGGCACTCTAACGCAGCTGCGGCAGCCGCACTGCAGCTCCACCCCTTCCTGCACCCCATTTTCTCAGGGCAGGACCTCCAGCACCCCCCTAACCACGGCTCCTGA
- the LOC110486290 gene encoding G patch domain-containing protein 8 isoform X4: MGMGRMEMELDVAEDATEKRKVLEVEKEVTEELQQKYKDQVEKEKAIAKALEDLRANFYCELCEKQYQKHQEFDNHINSYDHAHKQRLKELKQREFARNVSSRSRKGGKKQEKLLRRLHVLAEQRKQQNRTPGSGPMFKPTTVAVDGEKGEEGSAVTPEYVPPTDTAMEGLSGEEKSSGGQASPKPAPTVSFSLGKSSSSPAGASKVSVSFSFAKKPPVKLETVAAVFAKLHQDDEEEGGQEEGGEKAAGQEETSGCSTESPKGGGGGGNGTAGPEEEEEEQQEEQLYQEQPEQQEEEDDGASLASTLNKLKMMMKKEEGWAGQEPEYYHYIPPTHCRVKPRFQFLVFMKATDQCEIREQEEDEEVEEKEVKKTEKVVVEVSEQTQPKATECKSEEPEKTPAAPVTEPTPTSPKLKTEEASASLTDPPPTMAPTPVPGSKQETPVPEPNSGPKIPTGPFFLVLSKDESTTLQWPSELLDFTKAQPALSYSCNPLYFDFKLSRNKGGRAAKSSKPAGEGAEKKTNPEAAAAVNEGNAAAATTTTTTPGPSTDNTGKEQPSLKIEGSQGETEEQKLQSSTSGAKKKKKKKKKHKKSGKGSKREEKEKGAIVDGDAETEILGEKTKKKKKHKRKKSKNKGEEGEEGGGGDKEKPKEDKAVAATVSSAPPAPAGTGSTTGVEPGKRKRPAKEALQKSGAEEGGAGKGSDEAKPSEEHNGTKRLKTDPSAPPSASCSSSAQKSPGPGRPPSSESEEEEGGGGSASRSSRRRSTPREGHRHQSEDSGRSRSRSSRRGDGRGSSRRRHRGQASRSQSDSSSSERSSSAYSRRSRSYSDSYSDDSDGGRHRRHSKRSSDSEYDRRGSGGRRRSRRRHYSSSSSEDSRSRSRSHSRRKRHQRRHRSSSRSSSSRSRSSSARSWRRSYSRSHSSASRSSSSTKGSPHRGRGGQGGHRGRADSATQRRDFNRSCIYRSQSPRSASSRAPNRNSSSQSQRAGGSRGEGGGDQRNSSSHFTARQLLDKIQSRKGSDVPTTGTKTGAKIKDPPSGYFGPKLPPALGNKSMLPLFGKLQAGKKFPAIPLTRPDGGEKSSAGKGSDAVAEVILMEPIREFPPPPPPPPAHKKVEETVVVVQEARHLTLDARVLHEPRPLFHQEPSMLMPPYQGDPGQDPSQNPMMESLIPDMHQQPPPMHAYPNYPPPSLEDEDMGVEAEEDDLAPLESQPITFTPEEMEKYGKLQQAAQQHIQQQLLAKHIKTFPSAAAAQAAANMAAAANHLQPAPPPPQQQMIQIHQPAVSAASATSITTVQHLIQQHHAAQAAAMGIHPHGPHPHPQLAQVHHIPQHHLTPISLSHLGHSLGHTLGHQLGVGHAGLIPAHHTAFLSGQPIHIIPASALHHHSPLALHHIPHSSLYPTLFAPRHSNAAAAAALQLHPFLHPIFSGQDLQHPPNHGS, encoded by the exons ATGGGGATGGGACGCATGGAGATGGAG ttggacGTTGCCGAAGATGCTACAGAGAAGAGGAAAGTgctggaggtggagaaggaagtcACAGAGGAATTACAGCAGAAATACAAG GACCAGGTGGAAAAGGAGAAGGCCATCGCCAAAGCCCTGGAAGACCTGCGGGCCAACTTTTACTGTGAGCTGTGTGAGAAACAGTACCAGAAGCACCAAGAGTTTGACAACCACATCAACTCGTACGACCACGCTCATAAGCAG AGGCTTAAGGAGCTGAAGCAGAGGGAGTTTGCGAGAAATGTGTCATCACGCTCCCGGAAGGGTGGGAAGAAGCAGGAGAAGCTGCTACGCAGGCTGCATGTGCTGGCTGAGCAGAGGAAACAGCAGAACCG TACCCCGGGAAGTGGTCCCATGTTCAAACCCACCACCGTGGCAGTAGATGGGGAGAAGGGTGAAGAGGGGAGTGCTGTAACCCCCGAGTATGTTCCCCCTACAGACACTGCCATGGAGGGCTTGTCAGGGGAGGAGAAGAGCAGTGGGGGTCAGGCCTCCCCCAAACCAGCCCCCACCGTCAGCTTCTCCCTGGGGAAGAGCAGCTCATCCCCGGCCGGGGCCTCCAAGGTCAGCGTGTCCTTCTCCTTCGCCAAGAAACCCCCAGTGAAGCTGGAGACTGTCGCAGCAGTGTTCGCTAAACTCCATCAGGAtgacgaggaggaggggggacaggaggagggaggggagaaggccGCGGGACAGGAGGAGACCTCCGGCTGCAGCACCGAGAGCcccaagggaggaggaggaggggggaatggAACTGCAGggccggaggaggaggaggaggagcagcaggaggagcaactaTATCAAGAACAACCAGAGCAGCAGGAGGAAGAAGATGATGGCGCCTCCCTAGCCTCCACTCTCAACAAGctgaagatgatgatgaagaagGAGGAAGGCTGGGCCGGCCAGGAGCCTGAATACTACCACTACATCCCACCAACCCACTGCAGAGTCAAACCCCGCTTCCAGTTCCTGGTGTTCATGAAGGCCACAGACCAGTGTGAGATCAGGGAgcaagaagaagatgaagaggtGGAAGAGAAGGAAGTGAAGAAGACCGAGAAGGTGGTAGTCGAGGTTTCTGAGCAGACACAGCCAAAAGCTACTGAGTGCAAATCAGAGGAGCCAGAGAAGACTCCTGCAGCTCCAGTCACAGAGCCCACTCCCACATCACCTAAACTGAAGACTGAAGAGGCCTCTGCCAGCTTAACAGACCCCCCACCCACAATGGCCCCCACCCCAGTACCAGGCAGCAAGCAGGAGACCCCAGTCCCAGAGCCCAACTCGGGCCCCAAAATCCCCACCGGCCCCTTCTTCCTGGTCCTGAGCAAAGACGAGAGCACCACTCTGCAGTGGCCCTCGGAGCTGCTGGACTTTACCAAGGCTCAGCCCGCCCTCTCTTACAGCTGCAACCCCCTGTACTTCGACTTCAAACTGTCCCGCAACAAAGGGGGACGAGCAGCCAAGTCCTCCAAGCCCGCTGGTGAAGGAGCTGAGAAAAAAACCAATCCTGAGGCAGCTGCTGCAGTCAATGAGGGGAAtgctgctgctgccaccaccaccaccaccacccctgggCCCAGCACTGACAACACTGGTAAGGAGCAGCCCTCCTTAAAAATAGAGGGTTCCCAAGgggagactgaggaacaaaagCTACAGAGTAGCACAAGCGGagccaagaagaagaaaaagaagaagaagaagcataaGAAATCTGGGAAAGGCTCCAAGCGCGAAGAAAAAGAGAAGGGAGCCATAGTGGACGGGGACGCGGAAACTGAGATCCTAGGAGAGAAaaccaaaaagaagaaaaaacacaAACGAAAGAAGAGCAAAAACAAAGGTGAGGAGGGGGAAGAAGGAGGTGGTGGTGATAAGGAAAAGCCTAAAGAGGATAAAGCAGTAGCCGCAACGGTTTCTAGTGCTCCCCCAGCACCAGCAGGAACAGGATCTACTACAGGAGTGGAACCTGGGAAGAGGAAACGACCAGCCAAAGAAGCACTTCAGAAGTCCGGGGCAGAGGAAGGTGGGGCAGGGAAAGGTTCTGACGAGGCCAAGCCCTCTGAGGAGCACAACGGCACCAAGCGTCTGAAGACAGACCCCAGCGCCCCACCCAGCGCTTCCTGCTCCTCCTCGGCCCAGAAGAGCCCCGGGCCAGGCAGACCACCCAGCAgtgagagtgaggaggaggaaggaggtggAGGCTCAGCTTCCCGATCCAGCCGCCGCAGGTCCACGCCCCGGGAGGGGCACCGGCACCAGAGCGAGGACTCCGGCCGCTCCCGAAGCCGCTCGTCGCGTCGGGGAGACGGGCGAGGGAGCAGCCGGCGGCGGCACCGCGGCCAGGCCTCCCGTAGCCAGTCAGACTCCAGCAGCTCGGAGCGCTCCTCGAGCGCCTACAGCCGGCGCAGCCGCAGCTACTCAGACAGTTACAGTGACGACAGTGACGGAGGCCGCCACCGGAGACACTCTAAACGCTCCTCTGACTCCGAGTACGATCGACGGGGAAGCGGCGGGCGGCGGCGCTCCAGAAGACGTCACTATTCTTCCTCGTCCTCGGAGGACTCTCGCTCCCGCTCACGCAGCCACAGCCGCAGGAAGAGGCACCAGCGGCGGCACCGGAGCAGCTCTCGGAGCTCTAGCAGCAGGAGCCGCAGCAGCAGCGCCAGGTCGTGGAGACGCAGCTACAGCCGCAGCCACAGCTCAGCCAGCCGCTCCTCCAGCTCTACTAAGGGCTCCCCTCACCGGGGTCGGGGAGGCCAGGGGGGCCACAGGGGCCGGGCAGACAGCGCTACACAACGCCGAGACTTCAACCGCTCCTGCATCTACCGTTCCCAGTCCCCCCGCTCTGCCTCGTCACGAGCCCCAAACCGCAACAGCAGCTCCCAGAGCCAGAGGGCAGGGGGGTCccggggagaaggaggaggagaccagaggaACTCTTCCTCACACTTCACCGCCCGCCAGCTTCTGGATAAGATCCAGTCCAGGAAGGGATCTGATGTCCCAACCACAGGGACCAAGACTGGCGCCAAGATCAAGGACCCACCATCGGGCTACTTTGGGCCCAAACTGCCTCCAGCTCTGGGCAATAAGTCCATGCTGCCCCTGTTCGGTAAGCTGCAGGCAGGGAAGAAATTCCCTGCGATCCCCCTGACCCGGCCCGATGGTGGAGAGAAGTCATCAGCAGGGAAAGGTTCAGATGCTGTGGCAGAGGTCATCCTGATGGAGCCCATCCGGGAGTTCCCCCCACCGCCTCCCCCTCCACCAGCTCATAAGAAGGTGGAGGAGACGGTAGTAGTTGTTCAGGAAGCCCGCCACCTCACCCTGGACGCACGGGTTCTTCATGAGCCCCGTCCACTGTTCCATCAGGAACCCTCCATGCTGATGCCCCCATACCAGGGCGACCCGGGACAGGACCCCTCCCAGAACCCCATGATGGAGTCCCTCATCCCCGACATGCATCAGCAGCCACCCCCCATGCACGCCTACCCCAACTACCCCCCGCCCAGCCTGGAGGATGAGGACATGGGCGTGGAGGCAGAGGAGGACGATCTGGCCCCGCTGGAGAGCCAGCCCATCACCTTCACCCCAGAGGAGATGGAGAAGTACGGCAAGCTGCAGCAGGCCGCCCAGCAGCACATCCAGCAGCAGCTCCTGGCCAAGCACATCAAGACCTTCCCCTCAGCCGCAGCAGCACAGGCTGCAGCGAACATGGCTGCAGCAGCGAACCATCTGCAGCCggcacccccccctccccagcaGCAGATGATCCAGATCCACCAGCCTGCTGTGTCTGCAGCCTCGGCTACCTCCATCACCACAGTACAACACCTCATCCAGCAGCACCATGCTGCTCAGGCTGCAGCCATGGGCATCCACCCACACGGACCCCACCCGCACCCCCAGTTAGCCCAGGTCCACCACATCCCCCAGCACCACCTCACCCCCATCTCCCTGTCTCACCTGGGACACTCTCTAGGCCACACTCTGGGCCACCAGTTGGGAGTGGGACACGCTGGACTGATCCCTGCCCACCACACGGCCTTCCTCTCTGGCCAGCCCATACACATTATCCCAGCCTCAGCACTTCATCACCACAGCCCCTTAGCCCTCCACCACATACCACACTCATCCCTCTACCCAACGCTGTTCGCCCCCCGGCACTCTAACGCAGCTGCGGCAGCCGCACTGCAGCTCCACCCCTTCCTGCACCCCATTTTCTCAGGGCAGGACCTCCAGCACCCCCCTAACCACGGCTCCTGA